In the genome of Terriglobales bacterium, one region contains:
- a CDS encoding 2'-5' RNA ligase family protein yields the protein MLLQHAVVAYVRNDLGRFVEDLRRQVHPEHVHLGSHLSILPPRRLEGSEDDASRLLRKLCRSFNPFEVSLGEVANFLPTTATVFLRISYGAYRMRELHDLLHQGALGGPEQWPYIPHLTLAKVDDPARAQEIYDIARRHWDSYRGSRQVLVDELTFVRNTDQNGWRDIAPVPLGKITKIRR from the coding sequence ATGCTCCTGCAGCACGCCGTCGTGGCCTACGTGCGCAACGATCTGGGCCGCTTTGTCGAGGACCTGCGCCGCCAGGTCCATCCCGAGCACGTGCATCTGGGCTCTCACCTCAGCATCCTGCCGCCCCGCCGCCTGGAGGGCAGCGAGGACGACGCCAGCCGTCTGCTCCGCAAGCTCTGCCGCAGCTTCAATCCCTTCGAGGTCTCCCTCGGCGAGGTGGCCAACTTCCTGCCCACCACCGCCACCGTCTTCCTGCGCATCTCTTACGGCGCCTACCGCATGCGGGAACTCCACGACCTGCTGCATCAGGGCGCTCTGGGCGGACCCGAGCAGTGGCCCTACATCCCTCACCTGACCCTCGCCAAGGTGGACGACCCCGCGCGCGCCCAGGAGATCTACGATATCGCCCGGCGCCACTGGGACTCTTACCGTGGCTCCCGCCAGGTCCTGGTCGACGAGCTCACCTTCGTGCGCAACACCGACCAGAACGGCTGGCGCGACATCGCGCCCGTCCCGCTGGGCAAGATCACCAAGATCCGCCGGTAA
- a CDS encoding trypsin-like peptidase domain-containing protein, whose amino-acid sequence MVFLPDKVSIVEPESGQRDRLAEVLSGAGYQVSPHSAATLTTIVTTMPDLIVMGMNPQHLDCCNLLADVKGSEQARHIPVIMLAEGGPAERVRGLELGADDVLSVPFDDRELLARVRAQLREKLPEHELRKEVRSSKRMRGQARRVLHALNQGRRALRLGLGALAAFILLATATAGFLYWRTQKQNARLYATLARLQAGVVGERDLIELARRTRAEAEMKASASAEAQKQSLKQKADELHGKIASADPSQVADLEKQLSDSNKRLKRLENETTVAQSIIRSYASSVCLLHVSVGFRDKLSNLPLRYTSLLPPSSLPSPGDDVGLQIGGVGAEVRMDAFGTGFLVSSDGRIITNHHVVQPWWKDDEVGELLKQAPNLEAYVADMTAYFPGVTRGIPVKVQKISSDADVAVVGGNVAGLNLKLLAMDDDPKSAISGQPVVLLGYPLAIDAILARTSEDTVRSIAAKTNGDPSGVMAELARQKLIRPTSTQGHIGDVLADKIIYDAQTTSGGSGGPLFNSNGKVIAINVAMLRDFGGSNFAIPVHYAKRLLQ is encoded by the coding sequence ATGGTGTTCCTGCCTGACAAAGTTTCAATCGTAGAACCCGAGAGCGGGCAGCGCGATCGCTTGGCCGAGGTGTTGAGCGGTGCCGGATATCAGGTCTCCCCGCACTCTGCCGCCACGCTGACGACTATCGTTACGACCATGCCGGACTTGATTGTGATGGGCATGAACCCGCAACACTTGGACTGCTGCAACCTCTTGGCAGACGTGAAGGGTTCCGAACAGGCCAGACACATCCCAGTGATCATGCTGGCAGAAGGAGGGCCAGCGGAACGAGTCCGCGGATTGGAACTGGGCGCCGATGACGTGCTTTCTGTCCCGTTCGACGACCGTGAACTGCTGGCACGGGTGCGCGCGCAATTGCGCGAGAAGCTGCCGGAACACGAATTGCGAAAGGAAGTGCGCAGCAGCAAGCGCATGCGGGGGCAGGCGCGCCGAGTGCTGCATGCGCTCAACCAGGGCAGGCGAGCGCTGCGTCTGGGACTCGGAGCACTCGCCGCATTCATCCTGCTAGCGACAGCGACTGCCGGGTTCCTGTACTGGCGCACGCAGAAGCAGAATGCCCGCCTGTATGCGACGCTGGCAAGACTCCAAGCTGGCGTGGTTGGCGAGCGTGACCTGATCGAACTTGCGCGCAGGACAAGAGCGGAAGCGGAAATGAAGGCCAGCGCGTCTGCCGAGGCGCAGAAACAGAGCCTCAAGCAAAAGGCCGACGAATTGCACGGCAAGATCGCCTCTGCCGATCCTTCTCAGGTAGCAGATCTGGAGAAGCAACTCAGTGATTCGAACAAGCGGCTGAAGAGACTCGAGAACGAGACCACTGTCGCGCAGAGCATCATTCGTTCATACGCGTCGAGCGTGTGCCTGCTGCATGTTTCGGTCGGCTTCCGAGACAAGCTCTCGAACCTGCCTCTTCGCTACACGTCCCTGCTTCCGCCCAGTTCCCTGCCGAGTCCCGGCGACGACGTTGGCCTGCAGATCGGAGGCGTGGGCGCCGAGGTCCGCATGGACGCGTTCGGCACCGGGTTCCTTGTTTCCTCCGACGGTCGCATCATCACCAACCACCACGTCGTCCAGCCCTGGTGGAAAGACGATGAGGTAGGCGAACTGCTGAAGCAGGCGCCAAATCTTGAGGCCTACGTCGCCGATATGACTGCGTATTTTCCAGGTGTAACGCGGGGCATTCCCGTGAAGGTACAGAAGATCTCATCTGATGCGGATGTCGCCGTGGTGGGAGGAAACGTCGCCGGGCTGAACTTGAAACTGCTCGCGATGGACGACGATCCGAAAAGCGCAATCAGCGGACAGCCGGTCGTGCTGCTTGGATATCCATTGGCTATCGACGCGATCCTTGCTCGAACCAGCGAGGATACTGTGCGCTCGATCGCAGCGAAGACGAACGGCGATCCATCGGGTGTGATGGCGGAGCTTGCGCGCCAAAAGCTCATCCGGCCGACCAGCACGCAGGGGCACATTGGTGACGTCCTGGCCGACAAGATCATTTACGACGCGCAGACTACCTCCGGGGGATCAGGCGGGCCGTTGTTCAACTCGAACGGCAAGGTGATCGCCATTAATGTCGCCATGCTCCGCGATTTTGGTGGCTCGAATTTCGCTATCCCAGTCCACTACGCCAAACGATTGCTGCAATGA
- a CDS encoding septal ring lytic transglycosylase RlpA family protein, with protein sequence MLLLTGCGEKKRARVVVPPPPEVSPQPQPQPEETEAPPNTPPILVETGLASWYGPPYHNRRGANGEVYDMNAMTAAHRTLPLNSLVRVTNLATKQSALVRITDRGPFVEGRVIDLSLAAAKETGVWRAGTARVRLEVLEAPSPLEKGGRWCVQIGAFSEEEEAQKLKDRLARRYRTARVLAFGSPVGDYWVRVRVLGDDRRRAEEVLKENTTLEGTMFLVRLD encoded by the coding sequence TTGCTGCTGCTGACCGGCTGCGGCGAGAAGAAGCGGGCACGCGTCGTCGTTCCTCCGCCGCCCGAGGTCTCCCCCCAGCCGCAACCCCAGCCCGAAGAGACCGAGGCTCCGCCCAACACCCCGCCCATCCTGGTCGAAACCGGCCTGGCCAGCTGGTACGGGCCGCCCTATCACAACCGCCGCGGCGCCAACGGCGAGGTCTATGACATGAACGCCATGACCGCCGCCCACCGCACCCTGCCTCTCAATTCCCTGGTGCGGGTCACCAACCTCGCCACCAAGCAGTCGGCGCTGGTGCGCATCACCGACCGCGGGCCCTTCGTCGAGGGCCGGGTCATCGACCTCTCGCTCGCCGCTGCCAAAGAGACTGGCGTCTGGCGCGCGGGCACCGCCCGGGTCCGCCTGGAAGTGTTGGAAGCGCCCTCGCCCCTGGAAAAAGGCGGGCGCTGGTGCGTGCAGATCGGCGCCTTCAGCGAAGAAGAGGAAGCCCAGAAGCTCAAGGACAGGCTGGCCCGCCGCTATCGGACCGCCAGGGTGCTCGCCTTCGGCAGCCCGGTCGGGGACTACTGGGTGCGCGTCCGCGTCCTGGGCGATGACCGCCGCCGCGCCGAAGAGGTCCTCAAAGAGAACACCACCCTCGAAGGCACCATGTTCCTGGTCCGCCTGGACTGA
- the argS gene encoding arginine--tRNA ligase yields the protein MYRQFQKRLEEAVRAYLHRQYELDLTTIAVEQPPNVSFGEFALPLAFELAKKLRKAPRKIAEEIVAGIGPIPGFERLEVAGAGYINARVQRAAMAAGLAADAAELSPIEAEHHAQQKILMEHTSINPNKAAHIGHLRNAILGDTFVRLLQANGYPVDVQNYIDNTGVQVADVVVGFVQLEKKAQADIEKLIDTDPRFDYTCWDLYARVSQWYAEGGKNVEARLDALHKIEQGGNELAEIARMISETIVAKHLDTMLRLGIVYDFLPQESEILHLKFWEVAFQQLKDKGVLKYVEEGKNKGCWVMVRGGVEKKQTTEDAKSAEEDQKVIVRSNGTVTYVGKDIAYHLWKFGLLGQDFGYRRFYIYPDGHECWISTDHLQNEPDHPHFGGVQAIYNVIDTRQTDPQTNVVEAIRALGYSAQADHYTHFSYEMVALTPRCALELGYDIDEEDRGRAYIEVSGRKGFGVKADDLIDALIAAAKKEVDPRHPELSDDERLAVAMQIAIGALRYFMLRFTKNSVIAFDFKDALAFEGETGPYAQYAVVRASNIFRKAGLDPEKFLAETQLAASLFERYFTGDSGDELWELWLASSKLPYVIEQCIATTEPAYLAKYAFQLAQLFNNFYHRHHILGEEDEAKKKFLLATAGVVRRELMRALEVMGITVPPVM from the coding sequence TTGTATCGCCAGTTCCAAAAGCGGCTGGAGGAAGCGGTGCGTGCGTACCTGCACCGCCAGTACGAGCTCGACCTGACCACCATCGCGGTCGAGCAGCCGCCCAACGTGAGCTTCGGCGAGTTCGCGCTGCCGCTGGCCTTCGAGCTGGCCAAGAAGCTGCGCAAAGCGCCGCGCAAGATCGCCGAAGAGATCGTGGCCGGCATCGGCCCCATCCCCGGCTTCGAGCGCCTGGAGGTGGCGGGCGCGGGGTACATCAACGCCCGGGTGCAGCGCGCGGCGATGGCCGCCGGGCTGGCCGCCGACGCCGCGGAATTGAGCCCCATCGAGGCCGAGCATCACGCCCAGCAGAAGATCCTGATGGAGCACACCTCCATTAACCCCAACAAAGCGGCGCACATCGGGCACCTGCGCAACGCCATCCTGGGTGACACCTTCGTGCGACTGCTGCAGGCCAACGGCTACCCGGTGGACGTGCAGAACTACATCGACAACACCGGCGTGCAGGTGGCCGACGTGGTGGTCGGCTTCGTCCAGCTGGAGAAGAAGGCGCAGGCCGACATCGAGAAGCTGATCGATACCGACCCGCGCTTCGACTACACCTGCTGGGACCTGTACGCGCGGGTCTCGCAGTGGTACGCCGAGGGCGGGAAGAACGTGGAGGCGCGCCTGGACGCGCTGCACAAGATCGAGCAGGGCGGCAACGAGCTGGCGGAGATCGCGCGCATGATCTCCGAGACCATCGTGGCCAAGCACCTTGACACCATGTTGCGGCTGGGCATCGTCTATGACTTCCTGCCGCAGGAGAGCGAGATCCTGCACCTGAAGTTCTGGGAGGTCGCCTTCCAGCAGCTCAAGGACAAGGGCGTCCTCAAGTACGTCGAGGAAGGGAAGAACAAGGGCTGCTGGGTGATGGTTCGGGGCGGCGTGGAGAAAAAGCAAACCACAGAGGACGCAAAGAGCGCAGAGGAAGATCAAAAGGTGATCGTGCGGTCGAATGGGACCGTGACCTACGTGGGGAAGGACATCGCCTATCACCTGTGGAAATTCGGGCTGCTGGGACAGGATTTCGGCTACCGGCGTTTCTACATCTACCCCGACGGACACGAGTGCTGGATCTCCACCGACCATCTGCAGAACGAGCCCGACCACCCGCACTTCGGCGGAGTGCAGGCCATCTACAACGTCATCGACACCCGCCAGACCGATCCCCAGACCAACGTAGTGGAGGCCATCCGCGCCCTGGGCTATTCCGCGCAGGCCGACCATTACACCCATTTCTCCTACGAGATGGTGGCGCTCACGCCGCGCTGCGCCCTGGAGCTGGGCTACGACATCGACGAAGAGGACCGGGGCAGGGCGTACATCGAGGTGTCGGGGCGCAAGGGGTTCGGGGTCAAGGCCGACGACCTGATCGACGCGCTCATCGCCGCCGCCAAGAAAGAGGTGGACCCGCGGCATCCCGAGCTCAGCGACGACGAGCGGCTGGCCGTCGCCATGCAGATCGCCATCGGCGCCCTGCGCTACTTCATGCTGCGGTTTACCAAGAATTCAGTCATCGCGTTCGACTTCAAGGATGCGTTGGCCTTCGAGGGCGAGACCGGTCCCTACGCGCAGTACGCCGTGGTGCGCGCCAGCAACATCTTCCGCAAGGCGGGATTGGATCCGGAAAAATTCCTGGCAGAGACGCAGCTGGCTGCGTCTCTCTTCGAAAGATACTTCACGGGCGATTCCGGCGATGAATTATGGGAGCTGTGGCTGGCGTCGTCGAAGCTGCCCTACGTGATCGAGCAGTGCATCGCCACCACCGAACCGGCCTACCTGGCCAAATACGCCTTCCAACTGGCGCAGCTGTTCAACAACTTCTATCACCGGCACCACATCCTCGGGGAAGAGGACGAGGCGAAGAAGAAATTCCTGCTGGCCACCGCCGGCGTGGTGCGGCGCGAGCTGATGCGCGCCCTGGAGGTGATGGGGATCACGGTGCCGCCGGTGATGTGA
- the larC gene encoding nickel pincer cofactor biosynthesis protein LarC produces the protein MRIAYIDAFSGISGDMFLGALVDAGVPPRLLEETVTALDVGARLEVRRVDRSGISATKVDVWAGGEKDLPREEYWKQKEDLDKAAHAPSHGHTHDHGHSHHQHSHDESRAGAPAPHKHDHGHPLRGLKEIREIIAKAKISDSAKTRAVAIFEALADAEAKVHNSTRDAIHFHEVGAVDAIVDVVCAAVGSGALGVDEWVCSPLNLGSGTVKCQHGEFPIPAPAVVELLKDAPVFSSGIQAELVTPTGAAIVKVLAKRFEPIPGMKIEKIGYGAGSRDFQGHANVVRILVGESGPTKHAAEGSRATSDIEAPRETISVLEANLDDLNPQVFGYVMDRLLAEGALDVFGTPVQMKKNRPGMLLTVLCKPEHAAPLTRLIFTETTTLGVRMREERRAALVRRSVSVQTKWGEVRLKVANLNGAVANYAPEYEDCRRIAEAHHVPLKQVMQEATRLYLEQNG, from the coding sequence ATGCGAATCGCCTACATCGACGCGTTCTCCGGCATCAGCGGCGATATGTTCCTGGGCGCGCTGGTGGACGCCGGCGTTCCGCCGCGCCTGCTGGAGGAGACCGTCACCGCGCTTGACGTCGGCGCGCGCTTGGAGGTCCGCCGCGTGGACCGCAGCGGCATCTCTGCCACCAAGGTGGACGTCTGGGCCGGCGGCGAGAAGGACCTCCCACGGGAGGAGTACTGGAAGCAGAAAGAGGACTTGGACAAAGCAGCCCACGCGCCCTCGCACGGGCACACTCACGATCACGGGCACTCGCATCACCAGCACTCGCACGACGAGTCGCGGGCGGGGGCGCCCGCGCCGCACAAGCATGACCATGGCCATCCTCTCCGCGGGTTGAAAGAGATCCGCGAGATCATCGCCAAAGCGAAGATCTCCGACAGCGCGAAAACCCGTGCTGTGGCGATCTTCGAAGCCCTGGCCGACGCCGAGGCCAAGGTTCACAACTCCACCCGCGATGCCATCCATTTCCACGAGGTCGGGGCCGTGGACGCGATCGTGGACGTCGTCTGCGCCGCGGTCGGCAGTGGAGCCTTGGGCGTGGACGAGTGGGTGTGCTCGCCGCTGAACCTGGGCAGCGGCACGGTGAAATGTCAGCACGGGGAATTCCCCATTCCCGCCCCCGCCGTCGTCGAGTTGCTGAAAGACGCGCCGGTGTTCTCCTCCGGCATCCAGGCGGAGCTGGTCACTCCTACCGGCGCCGCCATCGTCAAGGTGCTGGCGAAGCGCTTCGAGCCCATCCCCGGCATGAAGATCGAGAAGATCGGCTATGGCGCCGGCTCCCGCGACTTCCAGGGACATGCCAATGTCGTGCGCATCCTGGTTGGGGAATCCGGGCCGACCAAACACGCGGCCGAGGGCAGCCGCGCCACGTCTGACATCGAAGCGCCGCGAGAGACGATCTCTGTGCTCGAAGCCAACCTCGACGACCTCAACCCGCAGGTCTTCGGCTACGTGATGGACCGCCTGCTGGCCGAGGGCGCGCTCGATGTCTTCGGCACGCCGGTGCAGATGAAGAAGAACCGTCCCGGCATGCTGCTGACCGTCCTGTGCAAGCCGGAACACGCCGCCCCGCTCACCAGGCTTATCTTCACCGAGACCACGACCCTGGGCGTGCGCATGCGCGAGGAGCGCCGCGCCGCCCTCGTCCGCCGCTCCGTCTCGGTGCAAACCAAATGGGGCGAGGTCCGGCTGAAAGTCGCGAATCTGAACGGCGCCGTCGCCAACTATGCCCCGGAGTATGAGGACTGCCGCCGCATCGCCGAAGCCCACCACGTCCCCCTGAAGCAGGTCATGCAGGAAGCCACGCGCCTTTATCTTGAACAAAATGGCTGA